One genomic region from Nocardia vinacea encodes:
- a CDS encoding VOC family protein yields the protein MSETYPAFDISPVPVPALDAVAPELFRGLYGMPMFVTVPTADLVASVDFWTRGLGFFDLFSIPGRLTHLRRWAFQDVLLVSADQAAAATELSVSFACVLSQLDEIAAACEQLLPGCTSGPRPMPWNTVDLEIRTPDNTRVIMTAARPYDANSAEAEHLRSIGIGEPPA from the coding sequence GTGAGCGAAACTTACCCAGCATTCGATATCAGTCCGGTTCCCGTACCAGCCCTCGACGCCGTGGCGCCGGAACTTTTCCGCGGCCTCTACGGGATGCCGATGTTCGTCACGGTGCCCACGGCCGATCTGGTCGCGTCGGTGGACTTCTGGACGCGTGGACTCGGCTTCTTCGACCTGTTCTCCATCCCCGGCCGACTCACCCATCTGCGGCGCTGGGCGTTCCAGGATGTCCTGCTCGTATCCGCTGACCAGGCCGCGGCGGCAACCGAACTGAGCGTGAGCTTCGCCTGCGTGCTGAGCCAGCTCGACGAGATCGCGGCCGCATGTGAGCAACTGCTGCCCGGTTGCACGTCCGGTCCGCGGCCGATGCCGTGGAATACGGTGGATCTGGAGATCCGAACGCCGGACAACACGCGGGTGATCATGACGGCGGCGCGACCGTACGATGCGAACAGTGCCGAGGCCGAGCATTTGCGGTCCATCGGGATCGGGGAACCGCCGGCATGA
- a CDS encoding MerR family transcriptional regulator, with the protein MTDQADAGLTVGAAAARMGVTIRTLHHWDAIGLVCPTERTDAGYRLYTSADLARVDRVLIYRELGVPLDEIKTVLDAPAIDATSSLRRQRDELRERAARLQRMADGMDRLIEARESGIRLSAEEQVEIFGAHWQPTWTAQAHDRWGDTAEWAQYAERAADRTAEDWQQIADTVDALNADLAAAYRAGVLPGSDEANALAERHRGSIDAYFDCTPAMHICIARTYLSDPNYTTFFDTLAPGLTPWLSAIIHANASRSRMD; encoded by the coding sequence GTGACTGATCAGGCCGATGCCGGTCTCACCGTCGGTGCGGCTGCCGCGCGCATGGGCGTCACGATCCGGACGCTGCACCATTGGGATGCGATCGGGCTCGTATGCCCGACCGAGCGCACCGACGCCGGGTACCGGCTCTACACGAGTGCGGACCTCGCCCGCGTCGATCGCGTGCTCATCTACCGTGAGCTGGGCGTACCCCTCGATGAGATCAAGACGGTCCTGGACGCACCTGCCATCGATGCGACGTCATCGCTGCGGCGGCAGCGTGACGAACTCCGCGAGCGCGCCGCGCGCCTGCAACGGATGGCGGATGGCATGGACCGCTTGATCGAGGCCAGAGAATCCGGAATCCGGCTCTCCGCCGAGGAGCAGGTCGAGATCTTCGGCGCGCACTGGCAACCCACGTGGACCGCGCAGGCCCATGACCGCTGGGGTGACACCGCCGAGTGGGCGCAGTACGCCGAACGCGCCGCGGACCGGACCGCCGAGGACTGGCAACAGATCGCCGACACCGTCGACGCACTCAACGCCGACCTCGCTGCCGCCTACCGCGCGGGTGTGCTCCCCGGCAGCGACGAAGCCAACGCCCTCGCCGAACGCCACCGCGGCTCCATCGACGCCTACTTCGACTGCACCCCCGCTATGCACATCTGCATCGCCCGCACCTACCTCTCCGACCCGAACTACACCACCTTCTTCGACACCCTCGCCCCCGGCCTGACTCCCTGGCTATCCGCCATCATCCACGCCAACGCGAGTCGGTCGAGAATGGACTGA